The nucleotide window GGCAAGACAACAGCAGCTACAAGAGGATCAGGAGATATGGGGGAATCCGCTCAAGGATGATCCTTTCGTGGAGCGTTTCAGCCCACGCCAACTTCTGGTTGATCCTAACTGCACCTGCTGGGATTTACACGACGCGAGATATGCTATACGTATTCGGTATGAGTATGTCGGGCGTCTCAAGGCAAACAAGCGCCTGCAGCACACCAAGGACTTGAAAGGGACAGTTTACAGCATCCGTGATGATGACGAAGAAACATACAGCGCTGAGTCGATTACAACAGTCGTACGTGATGATGCAGCCCTTGTGCGGCTCTATGACTGCTATATGTTCTTTGACTACAACGGTGATGGTATAGACGAGTTCATACACGTAATTATGTGCAATGAGCACGAACTGCCTCTGTTCTGTGAGCTCAATCCTTACGCCGATGATGATGAGCGTCCTATCTTCGGTGACAACCCGTATCCATTCCGCGTTTACCCATCCGGCCTGGTTACAGATAATGACTGTTTCTACCCCGATTCACCTATAGACCAGGTGGCCGACCTTCAGCTTGCATATGACGAGAGCTGGAATACCTGCAATGAGATAAGGCGCAAGAGTCCACGGCAGTATATGTATCCTAAGGGCACGCTGGAAACTCCGGATATCAAGAAATTGGAACAGGGTGTCGATGGCGCTATGATTCCCGTCGACCCCGGCCTTATCAACCAGATTGTGCCGTTTCCACATACTCAAATATCTGTAGACATCTACAAGAATCTGGAGGATATTCCTGTTGAGATAGGCAGGCAGTTGGGCGTATCTCCATTTGAAGAGAATATCATTCCGCAGAAAGATATGTTGGCTCGTGAAGTGGATGCTATGCAGCAGGCAGGTGGCGCGCGGGCGAGTGGTGATGCTGAGCGATATCGCGAATACAGAGAGGATATAGCACGGTGTCTTCTGTCTTTGTATATGACATTCGGTGACCGGACTCGGGCATTCAAATACAATGCGCCTGATGGTCAACGCGTATGGGGGCAGGTCAACAATGCCGACCTGCGTGGTCGTGATCCTGAGTCCGTCTTGCTTCCAATGCCGGATAACTCCACATACTCGGTCAAGATCAACGCAGACAGCGAGGGGCCGAAGAATAAGACCTACGAGCAACAGCTTAGAATGAAGTTGCTGCAGATTATCGCAGGCTATGCACAGATGGCTGATCCTGATACCGGCCAGCCCATCGTTAACCTCAAAACAGCTCTCAGGTCGCTGCTCAAGGCATTTGACGAGCGAGATATAACCGCGTGGATAACTCCCGACCCAACCCCTGAGCAGTTGCAGCAGATACAGCTTGCCAAACAAGCGCAGGCGCAACAGCAGGTGCAAATACAAGCTGCGGCTGTTCAGAATCAGCAGCAGCAGCAGGCTGATGAGGCTATGCTGCGTCAAGAAGCTCAACGAAATGAAACCCTCAAGACTCTTGCTGGTATTATCGCCAAGATACCGCCTGAAGAATTGCAAAATCTTTCTTCAGGGGTATTGCCAACTTCTCATGAGCAGTAATAAAGTCTTGTTAGAGTGTGCTTGCATTGGGTGTCAAGATAGCCGTAAACGCGGCTGCGTATGGGAGTCCAAGTGACTCCCTGACACCTCAACTTTTTGTCTGGAGGGACAAATGGACGAAGATGAACGGGCGTTAAATGACGATCCCGAGGATGTAGATGACGAAGAAGACTACACTGGTGAGGATTATGATTCGGAGCCGCCGTCCGATGAGGATGAGGAAGAGGAAGAAGACCTGGCAGACTCTGCCGCCGAGGGTGACCAAACGGGCGTTAACAACAACCAGGACGATTTAGCCTCTAATCGCACACCTAAAGAGATTCCGTATCCGCGATTTAAGGAACTGCTTGACGATAACAAGCAGCTTAGGGAATCTCACGGGAAATTGCTCGATGCCGTAACTAAGTTGACCGGGCAAAAGCCACAGGAACAGAAGCAAGATCGGGAGGATGATATCCTTTCTCAGTTGGAAGGTATGGAGCCTCTTGGCGATGGCGAGGACTTGCTGCGACAGGCAAACACTAAGCTTTTGAGAGAGAATAGTGATCTGAAGCAAAGAGTCGAAGCCATTGAGCAGATGCAGCAGCAGGTGCAGGTTGATCGTGCTCTATCTCAGTTCGAGAATGTGACGGCCAAACTCGCTAAGGAAGCAGGAATCGAACTGGACCAGTCCGACAAGCAGAAGCTTTTGAACAGCACGGCTGCATTCGGAAAGATGAGTATTGATCAGGCGACCAGAATCGCATTCCGTGATATCTTCTATGATCGGATTGTTGACGCTAAGCTCAACGCTGCTTCCGGCAATCGCACACGACAGCGCAAAGAACGTCTCGGAGGCAGCGCACACAGTGCGTCTCCCGGTCGTGGTACTAAGGGTGCGGAGGAAGAACCTGCATCCTTGCATGATGCGATAGTGTCCAGCATACGTGAGGTCAAAGGTAGAAAGCGGTAGAGCAATACCCACAGCAGTTAAGTGAGGTATACGTCTATGTTGAAGTCTGTTTTAGCGACCACTCTCAACAAGTATGGTCGCAAATTGTATGGTCAGATTTGGAGCAGTGTTGTGCTCTATCTCTGGCTTATGGAGCATGATCGCGTTTCTGCGGTCGATGGAGGTATCAACATAGTTGAGGATGTTGAAATCTCTATGAATGACTCCGTTGACTGGAGAAATCCTAAGTCTCAGATACCACTTACTGAGCAGGACCCGTTCAGGCAGGTTGCGTGGCCGTGGGCTACGCTCGATGGTGGTTTGCCTATTTATGGATATGATGAGCGCCGGAACAGGGGCGAGAGTCGCATAGTCGATTATTCTCAGAGCCTGATCAACAACTTCACTCGAACAATGAAGTATAAGGTTGGTTGCGCTTGCTATAGTAATGGCACTGATCCGCTGATGATGCAGGGCCTTGATGCAATCTGCTCGGACTCCAATATCTATCCGTTACCAAATCCTGAACAGCAGGTTCCCGGTATTGACCGCAGCAAGCCCGAGAACGCTTATTGGCGCGCCAATGTTTTCGATACTACAGAGGCGTGGACACTCGACGGCAAGACGGAGAGTTGGGACAATGCGTATTTGAAAGCCTGCAAGGGTGATCCGCAGGATCAGCCGGACTTGATTCTTTGCACCGGCGCAATATTCAACTGGTATAACGCTTTGCTCCTGAAGAATGAGCGTTACGAAGACCCGAAACTTGCTGAGGCTGGTTTCAGGAACCTGATGTATAAGAATACCGTCGTGGTCTGGGATGGTCACTGCCCTGGGCCATCTAACTCCGATATTCACTCCGAGTATGCCTCTCTGGCCGGTGAGTCGACCTACATTCTGAACACCAAGTATATCAAGCTCAGACCTGACAGCTTGTGTGCGAAGAAGTTTATAACTAAGGGCCGTCACGAGATGGAGAACGTAGACGCGGATCGAATCCTTCAGATTTGGGAAGGCCAGATGACCTGCACCATGCCGAACAAGCAGGTCAAGATCGCTAACAAGACTGCTCCGACGAGCTAAGGGGGTGAATGATATTGGAGTCTATTAGACGTGTTAGTTACGATTATACTGCCGATGACGCAGGACAGGTCATAACCGGGCGCAAGGGTGAGGAATACATTGTTGCGTATTGGGACGGTTCTGCTCCCGCGTCTATTGCAAAGGGTCAGCCGGTCGTGATCGGCTATGGTGTCGATGGATCGGATAACATTGGTCCGAAAGTGGCTGCTATTACAACCTCTGCAGTTCCACAGAGGCCTGCTGTGGCGCTCGATGCGCTTACGACTGCGGGCTGGTATGCGTTCCAGGTCACGGGCGATGCTTATGGCTTGGTCACAGGCAGTGCTGATATTTCAGCGGCAGGCAAACTGCTCGAACTGCTGAATGGCGCGACTTCGTTTACTTATGACGGAGCTGCAAGAACTGTAGGCAGTGCCGCTATATCGGGCGAAGCCTACACTACTGCTAATGCTGCGCTCAAGGCGATTTATCTTTTTGGTGAACCGGTTCAGATAGCCGCAACTTAGTTTCTTCTGATTGATCGGTCGGGCTGCTGGTAGTGGTTCCATTCTCCTTTCCACTACCGGCAGCATTAAGGTGATTGTTATGTATGCTCCTGATAATTTTAAACCTGTCCCGGATCGTGGGCGTTCTGTGGCTGCTGATTATATCCCTAAGAGCCTGCGTGCTGTACCGGGTTATGCCAATCCTGGTGAGCGTGATAAAGACAAGGCTGCACCTGAGAATATCGAGAGTCAAGGGCTGAAGCAAAGCAAGCACAGAAAGACAGAGGCAAAGAAGTGACAAAGAAAGACTTGGCCAAACTTGTGCGCTCGCACCTAGATGAACTCAGTGGCACTTGGCTCAAAGATACTTCGTCCGATCCGCTCGGTTCGTTCTCTATTTACGACTATCTCGACCTCGCGTATAAGCAATATGCGAAAGAGACAGAGTGTTTCAAGGTCAATTATACCAAGGCTGCTGTGGTCGGCACGGATATCTATAAAAACAGCGACTTCGGCACGAGTGGTGCTGGTGGCCGCATTTTCAATTTGATATATGTTGCATTCAATTCAGTGACTATATATCCGGTCACAGAGTCACGGTTGGATGCTTACAATTCCAACTGGCGTTTTGCTGCAAATGGCACACCTACTAATTGGCTCAAATACAGCAATAAGTCTTTCAGGTTGTTTCCAAAGCCAAGTGCGGCTAGTGATATCTATATAGAAGGTTACGAAACGCCTGACATTTCCTCATTCACGGAGGACACTGAGCCGGATATTGAGGAACTTGACCATTCGCTGCTTGCAGTCTATGCATCAATCCTGGTCACTGTGCGTGACCCATCTAACACAAATGCTATTCGTGCATCGCAATTATACCCGATATGGCAAGCTGGCATTGCCGATGCTCGTGACCGTATACATGGGCCTGGCAGTGCAGACGTGGAAGTAGCACGTGAAGCAGGAACGCAACGCGCTATGCCTGTTGCTGCACAGACAATAACACAGGCAGGAGGATAGATAAACTTATGGGTTTGAATGAAAATCTTAATCGTATCCTCGATGGTGAAGGCTCTCAGCGTGTTGCCAGTAAATGGAAAGACTATGGTCTGATCATTGATGGTGACAATGGCGGCAATGGCAATTGGATTGCCGCTGGCGCATATGTAACTATCGATATATCCGGTGACCTTGGATGGGCTAAAACGCCAGCGTTTTTTGGAAAGTCCTCAAACGGCACATCAACGACATGCAAAATGGTACGCGGCGACGGCGCAGGCAATTATGACGCCACCGAAACCACGGTTACTCTCTTTAACGATGCAGATACCTGGAAGAGCACTATCAGCACCACACCCTGGTATGTAGGCTGGGGGATGCGAATAAAGGTCACAAATGGCGGCGGCTCATCTGCATGTGTCTGGCTAAGATTTGCTTTGATCGGATAGGAGGACACAATGGAACAGTTGATTGCTAATTTAACGAATGCCGGGTTGATATCCGATGGGGTTATCAGGCTCGATGAGTACCAGTCTGTAGATGTGGCTACATTCGAGTCATTCTTTGGCTCCACAGACGGCAGTTACGCTCAGCTCTGCGCCGCCGACGACAATGGCGATGGCACTACCAAGGGCTACAAACGGTTCTTCGATGCTTGGAAACAGGCGGGCATACTCTAAAGGCTGGCGTCATGCATTTCCCCAACATAGATTTTTCGGGCGGGCAGGTTGATCCCTCACTCTTGTTCACAGACAAGAGTGAGGCTATCAGCATGTCTGGGCTAGATCATTCTGCCGGTAACCTACAGGTGATGAAGGCGCCTGAGATGATACCATTCGCGTCCGACAATCCTCTGAGCGGAGACGTGGCAGAGGGCTTTATCACACTCCGCGACTACGTAACACCAAACGGTGATACAGTCCTGGTCGGCAAGCGCGGCGGTAGTCTCTGGGTCGGCACACAACGGTCTTGGCGCAGAAAATTACTGTCAAATATGGACTGGGAATTCGATATGCTCGACTCCAATGAGATATCGTCCGGTTATGGTATCAATCTTCCAATTGGCGAGAATCACGGCACTGCTCCATATAAGCTCAACAGAAATGGCAATGTCCGTTTCTTCGATGGCAATAGTTTCATCGAAACAAATGCTGCTGACGCTTCTTCTTGTGTTGGCATTATGTGTTTCAGCGTGTGGGTGAAACCTGATCATTCTGTGCTGGCTAGTGGCGTTGGTGTCAACATTGTGCTGATCAGGGACACTGGTCTTCAGATATTTCTGGCACTGCTGAGCGGACGAGTTTACGCTTATATCTCAGGGAAGAATAGTTCCGGAACTGCAGTCACATACAATACTTATGCGACTGCTGCATCTACATTAACGTCTGCTTGGCACTTGGTGCAAATAACTTGGACAAATGGACAGTATCCGGTTTTGTATGTTGATGGAGAAGCAGTTGCTGTGGTGAATACTGGCACGCTTGATATACTCGCAGGCGTTTCAGTAAATGCCACAACTAAATTAGGGAAGGCTGATTACTATGGTGGCTTTCTCGGTCTTATGGGCACTGCGTCCTGCTATACGACACTTGTTCCTGATGGATTTCTTGATCAGTATGCTCACGAACTTCCCCGGTATCAAGATGCTGAGACTCCGATCACATGGAAACCACTGTTGGGACGGGCATACTCAGGATCGGACAGCGTATATTTGGATTTACGAACATACTTGGGTGAACCCGAACAGTTTCAACAGGTAGGCAATAACCTATATTGCACGCCTATGCATGTGGCATCAGAAGACTATCCTATTCGATGGAGTGGCTTTTTTTATGATGCAGGTCGTGCTCAATCAACCAGCACCACTGTTACGCTGACTATACCATCGCAAGATAAAGCCTATGGATGGTATATAACCATAACTCCACAGAATGCAGGTATTCGTGCTGGCGACACAATCTATTTTGCGACATGGAATACCACTCTGTCTAGGTGGGTATGGGACTTAAAGAATGGTCGAGTTATCAAGAGTGTTTATTATGAAAGCTTTACCCTGGAGACTGGCTATGATACTACCGGCAAGGGGCATGCAGATGGTATATACTATGCTACTCAATTGCCGTATGTCATAGTCCGCACGCATCGTGTCGGAATGCCGGAAATGC belongs to Armatimonadota bacterium and includes:
- a CDS encoding phage major capsid protein, whose product is MLKSVLATTLNKYGRKLYGQIWSSVVLYLWLMEHDRVSAVDGGINIVEDVEISMNDSVDWRNPKSQIPLTEQDPFRQVAWPWATLDGGLPIYGYDERRNRGESRIVDYSQSLINNFTRTMKYKVGCACYSNGTDPLMMQGLDAICSDSNIYPLPNPEQQVPGIDRSKPENAYWRANVFDTTEAWTLDGKTESWDNAYLKACKGDPQDQPDLILCTGAIFNWYNALLLKNERYEDPKLAEAGFRNLMYKNTVVVWDGHCPGPSNSDIHSEYASLAGESTYILNTKYIKLRPDSLCAKKFITKGRHEMENVDADRILQIWEGQMTCTMPNKQVKIANKTAPTS